A stretch of the Flavobacterium aquiphilum genome encodes the following:
- a CDS encoding GyrI-like domain-containing protein: MNFQTEPRIEILHEKKLIGKQLQMSLADNKTHQLWQSFMPKRAEIQNPLSSNLFAVQVYEPNYFKAFDPKAIFVKWATLEVSDFINIPSEMEPFTLSGGLYAVFELKGHDIAIFDYIFRTWIPNSDYDLDNRPHFEILGEKYKKDDPNSEEEIWIPIKEKNIPA, encoded by the coding sequence ATGAACTTTCAAACGGAACCCAGAATTGAAATTTTACATGAAAAAAAATTAATTGGTAAGCAACTTCAAATGTCGCTTGCTGATAATAAAACGCATCAGTTATGGCAAAGTTTTATGCCAAAACGTGCCGAAATTCAAAATCCGTTAAGCTCAAATTTATTTGCTGTTCAGGTATATGAACCAAACTATTTCAAAGCTTTCGATCCTAAAGCCATTTTCGTGAAATGGGCAACACTTGAGGTTTCAGACTTCATTAATATTCCTTCCGAAATGGAGCCTTTTACTTTATCAGGCGGACTTTACGCTGTTTTCGAACTTAAGGGACACGACATCGCCATTTTTGACTACATCTTCAGAACCTGGATTCCTAATTCAGATTACGATTTGGACAACAGGCCGCATTTTGAAATATTGGGAGAAAAATATAAAAAAGACGATCCCAACTCCGAAGAAGAAATCTGGATTCCGATTAAAGAAAAAAATATTCCGGCATAA
- a CDS encoding GNAT family N-acetyltransferase: MTIIRTTSENIDFQKLVVLLDQDLKIKDGEDHDFYAQHNTLAKINHVVVCYEETIAIGCGAFKEFDADTVEIKRMFVHPDFRGKGIASRVLKELEIWATENNYTNCILETGTNNPQAVALYHKSGYQIIPNYEPYENVETSVCLKKSL, encoded by the coding sequence ATGACCATCATAAGAACAACCTCTGAAAATATCGATTTCCAAAAACTGGTCGTTTTGCTTGATCAAGATTTGAAAATTAAAGATGGAGAGGATCATGATTTTTACGCCCAACACAACACATTGGCCAAAATAAATCATGTTGTGGTTTGCTATGAGGAAACTATTGCAATTGGCTGCGGGGCTTTCAAAGAATTTGATGCTGACACTGTCGAAATAAAAAGAATGTTTGTTCACCCAGATTTTCGGGGAAAAGGAATTGCAAGTCGGGTTTTGAAAGAATTGGAAATTTGGGCTACCGAAAACAATTATACCAACTGCATTCTGGAAACAGGTACAAACAATCCCCAGGCCGTTGCTTTGTACCACAAATCAGGTTACCAGATAATCCCAAATTATGAACCGTATGAAAATGTTGAAACCAGTGTCTGCCTAAAAAAATCACTATAA
- a CDS encoding alkaline phosphatase family protein: MNQYLKPNTGKLQDTIKHIVVLMMENRSFDNLLGWLYDGEKPPHNQQYEGLTKDLWNPLNNIDSDGIPFIEKVMVEKNGQPKKRRGELVPNPVDFTLPNPDPGEGFKDTNHQLYLKYNVAQQYAPPAINMGFVQNYQNAMLYGAFSFGDDPTNPRSIMKCYTPEQTPVLSELAKSFAVCDHYHCSVPSQTIPNRDFVHAATSTGHVNNNPVAQCDAKTIFNQMQDAIDGGRKDLSWGIFGNNDFASAKDEDGKFGNNHFSLTRLIMTQLHDSKYNNNFGTLSDFEAKCKEGNLPSYSFLEPNYGGEGQNDQHPPTDIRAGEKLIADIYNMIKSSPFFDSTLFIITYDEHGGTYDHVPPPTGAKNPYEDGRAGQDGFLFNRFGVRVPCVVINPFIKKGLIARPDGYTPFDHSSIIKTVQNCFNLEGSLTERDKSAPDFSCLLQLENARKDDIPTVKPLEWNLKAGELHVNDLHNLIADILEDMTGNPKPSSSEILEYIQLNYKNLFGNN, translated from the coding sequence ATGAACCAATATCTAAAACCCAATACGGGAAAATTACAAGATACCATCAAGCATATTGTAGTCTTGATGATGGAAAATCGGTCTTTTGACAATCTTTTGGGTTGGTTATATGACGGTGAAAAACCGCCACACAACCAGCAATATGAAGGATTAACCAAAGATTTATGGAATCCGCTTAATAATATAGATTCAGATGGTATTCCTTTCATTGAAAAAGTAATGGTTGAGAAAAACGGTCAACCCAAAAAACGCAGAGGAGAACTTGTTCCAAATCCTGTAGATTTTACTCTTCCAAACCCTGATCCGGGAGAAGGTTTTAAAGACACCAATCATCAATTGTATTTAAAATATAATGTAGCTCAGCAATATGCACCTCCTGCTATTAATATGGGATTTGTTCAGAATTATCAAAATGCCATGCTTTACGGGGCGTTCAGCTTTGGGGATGATCCAACAAACCCTCGCAGCATTATGAAATGCTATACTCCAGAACAAACTCCCGTATTAAGCGAGCTCGCAAAAAGTTTTGCTGTCTGTGATCATTATCATTGTTCTGTTCCCAGCCAGACGATTCCTAATCGCGATTTTGTACACGCAGCCACTTCAACTGGGCATGTCAATAATAATCCGGTTGCTCAATGCGATGCAAAAACTATCTTTAACCAAATGCAGGATGCTATCGATGGAGGAAGAAAAGACCTTAGTTGGGGAATTTTTGGCAACAATGATTTTGCTAGTGCTAAAGATGAAGACGGCAAGTTTGGAAACAATCATTTTTCGCTCACCCGGCTTATCATGACGCAATTACATGATTCTAAATACAATAATAATTTTGGAACATTATCAGATTTTGAAGCAAAATGTAAAGAGGGGAACCTGCCGAGTTACTCTTTCTTAGAGCCTAACTATGGCGGAGAAGGGCAAAATGACCAACATCCGCCAACTGACATTCGGGCTGGTGAAAAACTGATTGCCGACATCTACAATATGATAAAATCGTCACCTTTTTTTGACAGTACACTATTTATTATTACTTATGATGAACATGGCGGTACTTATGATCACGTCCCTCCTCCAACCGGAGCCAAAAATCCTTATGAAGACGGACGAGCTGGTCAGGATGGATTTCTTTTCAACCGCTTTGGTGTGCGTGTGCCCTGTGTGGTCATTAATCCTTTCATTAAAAAAGGACTGATTGCAAGGCCTGATGGATATACGCCATTTGACCATTCCTCTATTATCAAAACCGTTCAAAATTGTTTTAACCTTGAAGGCTCACTTACGGAAAGGGACAAATCAGCCCCTGATTTTTCGTGTTTATTACAATTAGAAAATGCCCGTAAAGATGATATTCCGACAGTAAAACCATTAGAATGGAATTTGAAAGCAGGTGAATTACATGTAAACGACCTGCACAACCTGATAGCAGATATTCTGGAAGATATGACCGGTAATCCAAAACCTTCATCGAGTGAAATTTTGGAATATATTCAATTAAACTATAAAAATCTTTTCGGGAATAATTAA
- a CDS encoding deoxyribonuclease II family protein: MANTISALDENGQQVDWWFAYKVPKLGKTANEPTATGYEYVYYDPNIKKVVQSPNLLTDGKGALDLTLKAIFDTPPTPTTGWILYNDEMPADANRTDSSTFGHTKGVLAFDTETKTALWLLHSWPKYADAKETSMPTPEYGQTFLCISIDIETAGKIAAQMANHQVPQVYLPQIPESLDKNDPLYILSQPLNPNPTGDSDVLAYKSRGGFDFKVIAKNQKWNKDFWNDLVGPALRTDIDVETWIRGKIPPTLDSDGIHKTFDVKYIDLSPLGVPWNWPETHDHAKWAVSVDSDWVCVGDINRMISQEKRGGGTIAFQDNTLWAALSKTDLIIAPPGHSRVDAQNLIKATH, encoded by the coding sequence ATGGCTAATACAATTTCTGCATTAGATGAAAACGGTCAACAAGTTGATTGGTGGTTTGCATACAAAGTTCCAAAACTTGGAAAAACCGCAAACGAACCTACAGCCACCGGCTATGAATACGTTTATTATGACCCAAACATAAAAAAAGTTGTCCAATCACCTAATTTACTGACTGACGGAAAAGGAGCGCTTGACCTTACACTAAAAGCCATCTTTGACACACCGCCAACACCAACTACCGGGTGGATTCTTTACAATGATGAAATGCCTGCCGATGCCAATAGAACAGACAGTAGTACATTTGGACATACTAAAGGTGTTTTGGCTTTTGATACTGAAACAAAAACAGCATTATGGTTACTTCATTCTTGGCCAAAATATGCTGACGCAAAAGAAACATCAATGCCGACACCTGAATACGGCCAGACTTTCCTTTGTATTTCTATAGATATTGAAACGGCTGGAAAAATTGCTGCTCAAATGGCAAATCACCAGGTTCCGCAAGTATACTTACCACAAATTCCAGAATCATTAGATAAAAATGATCCTCTTTATATTCTCAGTCAACCCCTAAACCCAAATCCCACAGGGGATTCAGATGTGTTGGCTTATAAATCCCGAGGAGGATTTGACTTTAAAGTTATTGCAAAGAATCAAAAATGGAATAAAGATTTCTGGAATGATTTAGTTGGTCCTGCACTTAGAACAGACATTGATGTAGAAACCTGGATTCGGGGCAAAATCCCTCCAACATTGGACAGTGACGGTATTCATAAAACTTTCGATGTTAAATACATTGACCTGAGTCCGCTTGGAGTGCCATGGAATTGGCCGGAAACACACGATCATGCCAAATGGGCTGTTAGTGTGGACTCTGACTGGGTTTGTGTTGGTGATATCAATCGCATGATTTCGCAGGAAAAACGTGGTGGAGGTACTATTGCTTTTCAGGACAATACATTATGGGCGGCTTTATCTAAAACAGACCTTATCATAGCACCTCCGGGACATTCCAGGGTTGATGCCCAAAATTTAATTAAAGCTACACATTAA
- the trpA gene encoding tryptophan synthase subunit alpha, giving the protein MNRINQKLQEDKKILSIYFSAGYPNLNDTVQIIQDLEKNGVDMIEIGLPFSDPLADGPTIQASSTQALENGMTSQILFDQLKDIRKSVNIPLVIMGYFNPMLQYGVEKFCATCAEIGIDGLIIPDLPVDVYAEQYKAIFEKYGLLNIFLITPQTSDERIRFIDSVSDGFIYMVSSASVTGSQSGFGNTQETYFKRIGEMNLKNPQIVGFGISNAETFNQATQYAKGAIIGSAFITHLKENGSGKIGDFVKTIR; this is encoded by the coding sequence ATGAACAGAATAAACCAAAAATTACAAGAAGATAAAAAAATACTTTCTATCTACTTTTCAGCGGGATATCCCAACTTGAACGACACAGTGCAAATCATTCAAGACTTAGAAAAAAACGGTGTTGACATGATAGAAATCGGGTTACCTTTTAGTGATCCTTTGGCTGACGGACCAACCATTCAGGCGAGTTCGACACAGGCTTTGGAAAACGGAATGACATCACAAATTTTATTTGACCAATTAAAAGACATTCGCAAAAGCGTAAATATTCCGTTGGTGATAATGGGATATTTTAACCCAATGTTGCAATATGGAGTGGAGAAATTCTGTGCAACATGTGCCGAAATAGGGATAGACGGTTTAATTATCCCCGACCTTCCTGTTGATGTCTATGCCGAACAATATAAAGCCATATTCGAAAAATACGGATTACTCAATATTTTCCTGATTACACCGCAAACTTCAGACGAGCGTATTCGTTTTATCGACAGCGTTTCGGACGGATTTATTTACATGGTAAGCTCTGCTAGTGTTACGGGTTCACAATCAGGTTTTGGAAATACACAGGAAACGTATTTCAAACGCATCGGCGAAATGAATTTGAAAAACCCACAAATCGTTGGTTTTGGAATCAGCAATGCAGAGACTTTCAATCAAGCAACACAATACGCCAAAGGAGCGATTATCGGAAGTGCTTTCATCACGCATTTGAAAGAAAACGGAAGCGGAAAAATAGGTGATTTTGTGAAAACGATTCGATAA
- a CDS encoding molybdopterin cofactor-binding domain-containing protein: MKNSVNFFLNGKATTIENPSPDLLLIDYLKSPKVALSGPKKPCGQGGCGGCTVILSEWNDTKKEAEHLAINSCLRPVCSIGGLSVTTIEGTGGVRKPDPEHLIQKSSSTRSNVPLDEDISPVLEAAKKEAEDKRLAVQEKIAENMQSVICTAELKIIEEISEYPSEESHLGMNPVAYQLALNNGSQCGYCSVGFVMNMSEFIHNKPNATKKEIEEAFDGNLCRCTGYRSILTGMKTFASDWSATDEKNRMPCKLDPVTKAQLPSNVEIPFPRDAQQPASGVTTNRWVAPKSLSELAEIFKNNKNIRLVHANTSYGIYKNEYLDTTFYVDIRFIPDLNTEHKLTDDYLQIAASTTYSELIEILSQGIDKLKHINKKTSISDISILEALDYMARRTAGRIVRNAASIGGNTMLVLKHIPMHTGEPFPSDLFTALFAVETKINYLLLDKNGIFKEHTKTAEALVEAIIKDPKLADEIVLTSYVIPLKSSNDVALAQKVALREVNAHSIVNATTNFSINDNLIVNSAMIVFGGIAPYPWRATETEEAMKNKKLTLGDAENLSKILAKEVSKELDAQKKRMEEVPNEDFTSEYRTQLAVSFFYKAIVNALAVKGASIPENLISTAETKWGNWPVSDGIQTYKTQDYKAPVAQPYIKVTAMYQTSGQTNYTHELAVPPLTLNGAFVQSQRALMNYSFINPNNKKIASIEELKTFLKEKFPTFTDIITAENIKNGGRNYQGMGSDQPLFAEQLVSYVGQSIAMVLAPSEQDAIKIAAFVSTECVQYSKPGAPWTEQWSEPIIDLLEAIKKGSIFPDAPVSASFASHIWKITRPGSQFEWATNDDTTVPKTLLREQKIDTKKVTVDSVPCTVVSSSQLCGGQAHFYMEPQACIVTPMDEHRMKVQPSVQSPGGMHDTVASALAMYHHQIEVEVPPVGGGFGGKTEQTRFIAGPTAVAAKATKRPVRLAVPRDEDTAMIGKRHAYYGEYQIAVDTGEHKNENKGIIHGFQLKMWGDGGAFYDCSFIVSNCIQLRTDNAYKIKNFESQIDVCRTNTAPSTAMRAFGDVQGKNIVENAIDDAAVSLNMRPEDLREKNLYDRGDVTPFGQALTYCYMKQVWAYAKRVSNFEAKYLEVEKFNKKNKWHKRGISMIPVKYGSGYNLLALEQSAAIVVINPGDGTVVIHQGGVEIGQGLVTQAQQVAAYVLGIPMEMIFIDNVNTSVIPNPTSTGGSTGTPYSCEAVKQTCEEMRARLMEFGYQLLKENGEDWCKKKNIDFWNYGAGEDKGWAKKIKSGDGKETMIWQNLISQAASQRVNLIASFNTKIKGGEVQIPAMTFKTEKDQPNIPGIERVKDAKLGGGVDSFVGFTYSVACSVTEVDILTGEVKIISSDIIYDMGWSMNPAIDIGQVEGAFVQGIGYLLTEKLVSETEGANKGRLNSTNTWRYKIPAITTIPLEMNTFLFPRDEESVQSIPEDSNQIFSAKEVGEPPLVLANSVFFAIKAAIRASRIERNLDPLFRFDAPATVQEVRRACEVTEKHLGQ; the protein is encoded by the coding sequence ATGAAAAATTCTGTAAATTTCTTTTTGAACGGAAAAGCCACTACCATAGAAAATCCCTCACCTGATTTACTTTTAATCGATTATTTAAAATCTCCAAAAGTGGCACTCTCAGGCCCTAAAAAGCCATGCGGTCAGGGTGGTTGTGGTGGTTGTACCGTAATCCTTTCGGAATGGAACGACACAAAAAAAGAGGCTGAACATCTTGCTATCAATTCCTGTCTTAGACCGGTATGCTCCATAGGCGGACTTTCAGTCACAACAATTGAAGGAACAGGAGGTGTTCGTAAACCAGATCCTGAACACCTTATACAAAAATCCAGTTCTACACGCAGCAACGTTCCCCTCGATGAGGATATTTCTCCTGTATTGGAGGCGGCAAAAAAAGAAGCAGAAGACAAACGACTTGCGGTACAGGAAAAAATAGCCGAAAATATGCAAAGCGTCATTTGTACAGCAGAATTAAAAATTATTGAGGAAATCTCAGAATATCCTTCTGAGGAATCACACTTAGGAATGAATCCTGTTGCATACCAATTGGCTTTAAACAATGGTAGTCAGTGCGGATATTGCAGCGTTGGATTTGTAATGAATATGTCTGAGTTCATACACAATAAACCAAATGCAACCAAAAAAGAAATTGAGGAAGCGTTCGACGGAAACTTATGCCGTTGCACCGGTTACCGCTCCATTCTTACCGGAATGAAAACTTTTGCCTCTGATTGGTCTGCCACCGACGAAAAAAACAGAATGCCCTGTAAACTAGATCCGGTTACCAAAGCCCAACTTCCTTCCAATGTCGAAATTCCCTTTCCTAGAGATGCTCAACAGCCTGCTTCCGGTGTTACCACAAACCGTTGGGTAGCTCCAAAATCGCTATCGGAATTGGCCGAAATATTTAAAAACAACAAGAATATAAGACTCGTACATGCCAACACTTCTTATGGAATCTACAAAAACGAGTATTTAGACACGACTTTTTACGTTGACATTCGATTCATTCCCGATTTGAATACCGAACACAAATTAACGGACGATTATCTTCAAATAGCTGCCAGCACAACATACAGTGAACTTATCGAGATCCTCTCTCAAGGTATCGATAAGCTCAAACACATAAACAAAAAAACATCAATATCTGACATTTCGATATTGGAGGCATTGGACTATATGGCACGCCGAACCGCTGGCCGAATTGTCCGTAATGCTGCTTCTATCGGCGGAAACACCATGCTGGTGCTAAAACATATTCCGATGCATACCGGAGAACCTTTTCCGTCCGATCTTTTTACTGCCCTATTTGCGGTGGAAACAAAAATTAATTACTTATTATTGGACAAAAACGGTATTTTCAAGGAACACACAAAAACTGCCGAAGCGCTAGTTGAAGCTATCATAAAAGATCCTAAACTCGCAGATGAAATTGTCCTTACTTCCTATGTAATTCCTTTGAAAAGTTCAAATGATGTGGCACTGGCGCAAAAAGTGGCACTTCGCGAAGTGAATGCTCATAGTATTGTCAACGCCACTACCAATTTCAGCATTAATGATAATTTGATTGTCAATTCGGCAATGATCGTATTTGGAGGGATTGCACCGTATCCTTGGAGAGCTACGGAAACTGAAGAGGCCATGAAAAATAAAAAACTGACCTTGGGGGATGCCGAAAATCTTTCAAAGATATTGGCAAAAGAAGTCTCCAAAGAACTGGATGCGCAGAAAAAAAGAATGGAAGAAGTTCCAAACGAAGACTTCACCTCGGAATACCGCACCCAACTAGCCGTTTCTTTTTTCTACAAGGCAATTGTAAATGCTTTGGCCGTAAAAGGAGCTTCTATACCGGAAAACCTGATTTCCACAGCTGAAACCAAATGGGGTAATTGGCCGGTAAGTGACGGAATACAAACTTACAAAACACAAGATTATAAAGCTCCGGTAGCGCAACCCTACATCAAGGTTACGGCTATGTACCAAACTTCCGGACAAACCAATTACACTCATGAACTCGCTGTACCGCCACTAACTCTAAACGGTGCATTCGTACAAAGTCAGAGAGCGTTGATGAATTACTCGTTTATAAATCCAAACAATAAAAAAATAGCTTCGATTGAGGAACTAAAAACATTTCTAAAAGAGAAATTCCCAACTTTTACTGATATTATTACCGCAGAAAATATTAAAAACGGGGGGCGTAACTATCAGGGAATGGGAAGTGACCAACCGTTATTTGCGGAACAATTGGTTAGTTATGTAGGACAATCCATTGCGATGGTACTTGCTCCAAGTGAGCAGGACGCTATTAAAATTGCTGCCTTTGTGTCCACGGAATGTGTGCAATATTCGAAACCTGGAGCGCCATGGACAGAGCAATGGAGCGAGCCAATCATAGATTTACTTGAGGCCATCAAAAAAGGAAGTATTTTCCCCGACGCACCGGTTTCTGCTTCTTTCGCTTCCCATATTTGGAAAATAACCCGTCCTGGAAGTCAATTTGAATGGGCCACAAATGATGACACGACGGTTCCTAAAACGCTTTTACGCGAACAAAAAATAGATACAAAAAAAGTTACTGTTGACAGCGTGCCTTGCACCGTCGTTAGTTCCTCACAGCTTTGCGGTGGTCAAGCCCATTTCTACATGGAACCACAGGCCTGTATCGTAACGCCAATGGATGAGCATCGCATGAAAGTACAGCCATCCGTACAAAGTCCCGGAGGAATGCATGATACCGTTGCTTCGGCATTGGCAATGTACCATCACCAAATTGAAGTCGAAGTACCGCCAGTGGGTGGTGGATTTGGAGGTAAAACGGAACAAACTCGTTTTATTGCCGGACCAACAGCCGTGGCTGCAAAAGCGACAAAAAGACCTGTTCGTCTTGCAGTTCCCCGAGATGAGGATACCGCAATGATCGGAAAACGTCATGCTTACTATGGTGAATACCAAATTGCTGTTGACACCGGTGAACATAAAAACGAAAACAAAGGAATTATTCACGGATTCCAACTAAAAATGTGGGGAGACGGCGGTGCTTTCTACGACTGCTCGTTTATCGTTTCCAATTGTATTCAGTTGAGAACGGACAATGCCTACAAAATCAAAAATTTTGAGAGTCAAATCGACGTGTGTCGCACCAATACGGCTCCAAGTACTGCAATGCGTGCGTTTGGTGACGTACAAGGTAAAAATATTGTTGAAAACGCAATTGATGATGCCGCTGTATCATTGAACATGAGACCGGAAGATTTACGCGAAAAAAACCTTTACGACCGTGGTGATGTCACACCATTTGGACAGGCACTTACTTATTGCTACATGAAACAAGTTTGGGCTTATGCCAAGAGAGTTTCGAATTTCGAAGCCAAATATCTGGAAGTGGAAAAATTCAACAAGAAAAACAAATGGCATAAAAGAGGAATTTCTATGATACCCGTAAAATACGGCTCAGGATATAATTTACTTGCATTGGAACAATCTGCTGCCATAGTGGTCATCAATCCCGGCGACGGAACCGTTGTCATTCATCAGGGTGGTGTCGAAATTGGACAAGGTTTGGTTACACAAGCACAACAAGTCGCGGCCTATGTCCTGGGAATACCGATGGAAATGATATTCATTGACAATGTAAACACAAGTGTTATTCCAAATCCAACAAGTACTGGAGGATCTACTGGAACTCCCTATTCTTGTGAAGCGGTAAAACAAACCTGCGAAGAAATGCGAGCCAGACTTATGGAATTTGGCTATCAATTGTTGAAAGAAAACGGTGAGGACTGGTGTAAAAAGAAAAACATAGACTTTTGGAATTATGGTGCCGGAGAAGACAAAGGCTGGGCTAAAAAAATTAAAAGCGGTGACGGAAAAGAAACAATGATTTGGCAAAATCTAATCAGCCAAGCGGCATCGCAAAGGGTTAATCTTATTGCTTCTTTTAACACCAAAATAAAAGGTGGTGAGGTTCAAATTCCGGCCATGACATTCAAAACCGAAAAAGACCAACCTAACATTCCTGGTATAGAACGCGTTAAAGATGCCAAACTTGGTGGTGGCGTTGATTCGTTTGTTGGATTTACCTATTCGGTGGCTTGTTCTGTCACAGAAGTGGATATCCTTACGGGAGAAGTCAAAATCATTAGTTCCGACATCATCTATGACATGGGATGGAGTATGAATCCAGCCATCGACATAGGACAAGTAGAGGGTGCTTTTGTTCAGGGGATCGGATACCTGTTAACCGAAAAATTAGTCTCAGAAACCGAAGGAGCCAATAAAGGTCGATTAAACTCGACAAATACCTGGCGTTATAAAATTCCAGCAATCACTACCATACCGCTGGAAATGAACACTTTTCTTTTTCCTAGAGATGAAGAATCGGTACAAAGTATTCCGGAAGACTCCAACCAAATATTTTCAGCAAAAGAGGTTGGTGAACCTCCTCTGGTATTGGCTAATAGTGTATTCTTCGCAATCAAAGCCGCGATTCGTGCTTCAAGGATTGAACGAAACCTAGACCCACTCTTCCGTTTCGATGCACCGGCAACAGTACAGGAAGTTCGCAGAGCCTGTGAAGTAACCGAAAAACATCTTGGACAATAA
- a CDS encoding XdhC family protein, whose product MTHEFLKIIESYKKASKKDVRTVLATIVHTEGSSYRKEGTQMLIDEYENITGALSGGCVEQEVIRQSISVFSSNCPKVFKYDGRFRLGCEGSIYILIEMFHPDNELIQLIEQAIKKRQPFSLSCSFLTDEISKLNFGTSFEFKDITIYHSNYQKESDNMVFKQEIQPLNRLCIFGIEHDAEKLSQMASFLGWEVVIIGSEYSSVNDSDFPFAKSVLTMKPEDLDQNLFCKNTAVVVMSHNFSKDLRFLLTMITSKVRYIGLLGPIHRREKLLNAILDTDLFIDDVIFDKIHGPVGLPIGSQTPEEIALSIMAEIISVFKSDTKINIANKEFKCTVK is encoded by the coding sequence ATGACCCACGAGTTTTTAAAAATAATAGAGTCATACAAAAAGGCAAGTAAAAAGGATGTCCGGACAGTTCTTGCAACAATTGTCCATACAGAAGGTTCTTCTTATCGAAAGGAAGGCACACAAATGCTGATTGATGAATATGAAAATATAACCGGAGCATTAAGCGGTGGCTGCGTAGAACAGGAAGTTATAAGGCAATCCATCAGTGTGTTCTCTTCAAATTGCCCGAAAGTTTTTAAATACGACGGCCGTTTTCGATTGGGCTGTGAAGGAAGCATTTATATTTTAATAGAAATGTTCCATCCTGACAATGAACTCATTCAACTAATTGAGCAGGCTATTAAAAAAAGGCAGCCTTTTTCATTGTCTTGCTCATTCTTAACGGACGAAATTAGCAAACTCAATTTTGGAACTTCTTTTGAATTCAAAGACATCACTATCTATCATTCCAATTATCAGAAAGAATCAGACAATATGGTTTTCAAGCAGGAAATACAGCCTTTAAACAGATTATGTATTTTTGGAATAGAACATGATGCAGAAAAATTAAGTCAAATGGCGTCATTCTTAGGGTGGGAAGTTGTCATTATTGGTTCCGAATACAGTTCGGTAAATGACAGTGATTTTCCATTTGCAAAATCGGTTTTAACGATGAAACCGGAAGATCTCGATCAAAATCTCTTTTGTAAAAACACTGCGGTTGTGGTTATGAGCCATAATTTCTCAAAAGATCTGCGTTTTTTACTGACAATGATTACTTCAAAAGTTCGCTATATTGGTCTTCTTGGGCCAATTCATCGCAGAGAAAAACTACTAAATGCTATTCTTGATACTGATTTATTTATTGATGATGTTATTTTTGATAAAATTCATGGACCTGTTGGATTACCTATCGGAAGCCAGACACCGGAAGAAATAGCTTTATCCATCATGGCAGAAATTATTAGTGTTTTTAAGTCTGATACGAAAATTAACATTGCAAATAAAGAGTTCAAATGCACTGTTAAATAA
- a CDS encoding CDP-alcohol phosphatidyltransferase family protein, whose protein sequence is MRNRNYYIVNAITLYRILAAPLLLIFIYTKQFDLFRWFLCFSFFTDLVDGYLARKFKVVSILGSRFDSIGDDLTVFVALVGLFVFNPEFIHKETVVLAILFSFYIIQTTFSLVRYKKISSFHTYLAKLAALLQGVFLTSSFILPEPLLFLFYLAVFVTVIQLIEEIALVVLLPKWEANVKGLFWVLKRKKQNFL, encoded by the coding sequence ATGAGAAATCGAAATTATTATATTGTTAACGCAATCACATTGTATCGTATTTTGGCAGCTCCTTTGTTGCTTATTTTTATTTATACGAAGCAATTCGATCTTTTCAGGTGGTTTCTCTGTTTTAGCTTTTTTACTGATTTGGTAGATGGTTATCTTGCCCGAAAATTTAAAGTTGTCAGTATCTTGGGCTCAAGATTTGATTCTATTGGTGATGATTTAACGGTTTTTGTCGCACTGGTTGGTCTGTTTGTATTTAACCCTGAATTTATTCACAAGGAAACTGTTGTATTAGCTATACTTTTTTCATTTTATATTATCCAAACCACTTTTTCTTTGGTTCGCTATAAGAAAATTTCAAGTTTTCACACATATCTTGCTAAATTGGCAGCTTTATTACAAGGTGTTTTTTTGACATCGAGTTTTATTTTGCCAGAACCTTTACTTTTTTTATTTTACTTGGCTGTTTTTGTAACCGTTATTCAGCTTATTGAAGAAATTGCATTGGTAGTATTACTCCCAAAGTGGGAAGCAAATGTGAAAGGACTTTTTTGGGTTTTAAAAAGGAAGAAACAGAATTTTTTATAA
- a CDS encoding gamma-glutamylcyclotransferase family protein, translating into MQKLFAYGTLQDKDVQENLFGRILDGTPETLVGYELNEIQIEEEFGIEHYPIIMETNDSNDTISGVLYEVSMRELHQADLYEGLHYKRVEVLLQSNQKAWAYSAAI; encoded by the coding sequence ATGCAAAAATTATTCGCTTATGGGACTTTACAGGACAAGGATGTCCAAGAAAATCTTTTTGGCCGTATTCTTGACGGAACGCCGGAAACATTGGTTGGTTATGAATTAAATGAAATCCAGATTGAAGAAGAATTTGGCATAGAGCATTATCCTATCATTATGGAAACTAACGATTCCAACGACACCATCAGCGGTGTTTTATATGAAGTCTCGATGAGGGAACTCCATCAGGCAGATTTATATGAAGGACTGCATTACAAACGTGTGGAAGTTTTACTGCAATCAAACCAAAAAGCCTGGGCTTATAGCGCTGCGATTTAG